A region of Takifugu flavidus isolate HTHZ2018 chromosome 2, ASM371156v2, whole genome shotgun sequence DNA encodes the following proteins:
- the ankrd11 gene encoding ankyrin repeat domain-containing protein 11 isoform X3 gives MRNCFSLTLDKVLSNKTPKLDRSDGVKEMKEKASKRKLPFTTGANGDQKDSDTEKPGPERKRIKKEPANTRKMGLPFGMGMPGIRAGYPLSERQQVALLMQMTAEESINSPDTTPKHQSQSSLGQKGTPNSASKTKDKVNKRNERGETRLHRAAIRGEVRRIKELISEGADVNVKDFAGWTALHEACNRGYYDVAKQLLAAGAEVNTKGLDDDTPLHDASNNGHFKVVKLLLRYGGDPRQSNRRGETPLMVANSPTMLNLLLGKGTYTSSEESSSESSEEEDAPSFAPSSSVDGNNTDSEFEKGLKTKGKAVDPPKSAVTPVKDEYEFDEDDEEERVPPVDDKHLLKKDFRKDSISKANSFISIPKREVKTYSKSNSITPKKTVRRIISDSNSSDEDDRTLCFPPAPTPRQQAQQMNTKIRDSGSMSSKQQKDKNKIKKKRKKESKNNVSKEVRFGKVNDKFCTSDSDCGDMESEDDKGLNSIKDSSATSIKESPGFNASSSSHGNLNSQKQIPSLAEQHPKQWKTDGWKTVSSPTWSDVSSLSDSVRTRLSSESDYSSADSSIESIKQVKRKAQENKKKNNVHSNTIDKKNSELYKNSITDSSVSKTDMDGKVLKKHKVKHKHKNKEKDKAPSLVLNQDMNEKFVKSYSFDFDDSRQKSLIVESESPAESKVKLTKHDKDHSKKEDRLLKSKSDDKDWTSGKDLHRTAKEEKVKKTKDATKDKTNKEEREKPAKLDKDRNVKDKEKPKEDKQKAHKEDKKKKSKEKSSSKADRKSEQKEEKHLKVDKEKNAKEEKGKKDKAQKEESEYESYDNNRFLNMEDTKLSASDDHHDRWGSEMSSDSSLYGDDSWDTPVKEYKEYKANNSVKLIVETVKEETRRKDNKGKDKKSDHNEKRSEKEASFKKKDFSEKTNEKKKDWSDKQKVNSSHTVEKEKKRKEPTELVKDKKDKDSQDSSRDRKDTYEFVKDRKDGKLKQESIRDEYSNDAFFKDIDAVSKTGDIRERNHSGKEKEKKTDGVEKREKLKTDKHKGKTKERGVDLEKDKGEKSSAEKTVKDKDADRGTKDKKEGAKDKHKESHGKEKDRKMSSEQAKDKKDKASQDKHAERDKDFMEVKKEERKPEKIREKTWYKIADIFTDESDDEEDSYSGAVSLSDSVRKDSTPDQDELDHFHSDKIRKSSSDVKHNMEKAKEKEHKDKKKEKASFDTGKERKSSVEKHNKDKKDSVDAKHKDRKERMSLDSTQEKKNKQRFLDKRDASEEKTKSKYKDKADHSKERKPSKGSGENEKSLLEKLEEEAMNDYKDDSNDKNSEISSDSFTDRGHDPVLTTYYESIGLTDVSEERRDSLTISTPQDKFREKERHRHSSSSSSKKSHDKEKEKGKKDKGDKRDKTEEIRESYSRRESLPFEKEAMPLEADPYTFPYGGKGDGEDDFDKTLEFEKEMSKKDKDKATGVISDRSKDKKKKEKHKEKIKEEKNKYMDGFGSFKHSKEDTKSGLKDSPQVTVIKDRSKEDSPKVDLKKDRNRDTLDKDNRMDHSKSKAKDENEKLSQSKDTVRKDNRPREKLLVDDDYGIYQMTSFGQMLSSKDQVIEERLKKHKERMKQMEKLRPKSGDPKLKDKAKSTEEVRKNKSELSKKSNSLESGLKEKKLKDVGLPAQMMSPARKFQPTDNQNSKDWLTGHQMKENLPASPRPDQNRPTGVPTPTSVISCPSFEEVMQTPRTPSCSAEDYPDIMLDGLDCQSSSAMTMSMNACSPSFFESRYSSSQSFPEGTCPTPAKNLQLPLVSRSASSDVRRPLEEEFKAEAEKFLRRQSDPATDFNPSPSSQALEDKPAAVDRLECMSPPYFSPMRLLSPRREPTHPTQDVTSHTLPSSDTNEHILESVYNCYLPKPTTPVHRPDPQEPCFDIAAPPTPAPAALPPLDIDDISEPHHSEPNLVLSDLPSVTEEQEEEDEEDEEDEEEEPEMVDMEERHDGNHCPLEEAEQTREQCSFSPQVEDSPRKSWPVESPDQQDADVHHLSPTHTVSNHGENCFDHTMSWNTDMDLKSPHRTYGEIEAAVSKITSPYSHSDADMQHLSGHPSVTPPYATWNRWHKEDQVDFDEQKEAVADIPSPERPDTALDGESNYLNTSASSNRLESFFQECNKSNIDDGHQMDSEPACVEPDRQTVHGFSAAADGPMNPSVGAEPVVPWADPFSAEPDEQDDLGPFSLPDLPLPDTSEESDARDAELADHNKIVHIRHTITDRNDHDVVELDLPSLNKTCPGGNLGLGEPIGHDLVVPSPHASFPQHLDTESQTITLNSSVSHSQQQGGMSDRKGSYGEPEEPDPSMLYSSLKADPSQQHHIQIHPVTDSMQLPIASLPVANPEVRQEESSEPVTEPVSSNHLAQLPVAAPLPSPTELPDTQESTSKLTPVNHTTASTTVDIPKKVDEIPQRMTRNRAKNNLSAAAVASSTSSVTTSSATVTSAMSSPAVSSNPVPTRTPTPTSTSSTLKKDKESVLGVSTASPAASVHNAVASTVPVVLGKTTKGRPLSIEDEDSQTQHPRKRKFPRSAGQQVQVQLVNTAMQQTREMIQQTLAVVVNAIKLDDIEPYHSDRSNPYFEYLQIRKKIEEKRKILCYITPQAPQCYAEYVTYTGSYLLDGKPLSKLHIPVIAPPPSLSEPLKELFRQQEAVRGKLRLQHSIEREKLIVSCEQEVLRVHCRAARTIANQAVPFSACTMLLDSEVYNMPSESQGDENKSVRDRFNARQFISWIQDVDDKYDRMKTCLLMRQQHEAAALNAVQRMEWQLKVQELDPGVHKSLCVNEVPSFYVPMVDVNDDFVLLPA, from the exons GATAAAGTGTTGTCAAACAAGACCCCTAAATTGGATCGCAGTGATGGGGtcaaagagatgaaagaaaaggcCTCTAAAAGGAAGCTGCCCTTCACTACTGGAGCTAATGGAGACCAGAAAGATTCTGACACAG AGAAACCAGGTCCAGAGCGGAAGCGCATTAAAAAGGAGCCCGCCAACACCCGGAAGATGGGCTTGCCATTTGGAATGGGGATGCCAGGGATCCGGGCTGGGTACCCCCTCTCGGAGCGGCAGCAGGTGGCCTTGCTCATGCAAATGACAGCTGAAGAGTCCATCAACAGTCCAG ATACAACACCAAAGCATCAGTCACAATCCAGTCTGGGACAGAAGGGAACACCAAACTCTGCATCTAAAACCAAAGACAAAGTGAATAAACGTAATGAAAGAGGAGAGACGAGGCTGCACAGAGCAGCGATCCGTGGAGAGGTCCGTCGCATCAAGGAGCTCATCAGTGAAGGCGCTGATGTGAATGTAAAAGACTTTGCAG GTTGGACTGCGTTGCATGAAGCCTGCAACAGGGGGTATTATGATGTGGCGAAACAGCTGCTGGCAGCCGGAGCAGAGGTCAACACCAAGGGTCTGGATGATGACACCCCTCTGCATGATGCATCTAATAATGGACATTTCAAG GTTGTGAAGTTACTTTTGCGGTATGGGGGAGACCCGCGGCAAAGCAACAGAAGAGGCGAAACACCACTGATGGTTGCCAACTCTCCAACTATGTTAAATCTGTTGCTGGGGAAAGGCACTTACACTTCAAGTGAAGAAAGTTCATCAG AAtcttcagaggaggaagatgccCCTTCATTTGCACCCTCAAGTTCTGTTGATGGCAACAACACAGACTCTGAGTTTGAGAAAGGCTTGAAGACAAAAGGGAAAGCGGTCGACCCTCCCAAGTCTGCTGTCACGCCAGTCAAAGACGAATACGAGTTTGATGAGGACGATGAGGAGGAACGCGTCCCTCCTGTGGACGATAAACACCTGTTGAAAAAAGATTTCCGTAAGGATTCTATCAGCAAGGCAAACAGCTTCATTTCCATACCCAAAAGGGAGGTCAAAACCTATTCCAAAAGCAACTCAATCACACCAAAGAAAACTGTCAGGCGGATAATCTCTGACAGCAACAGTTCAGATGAGGATGATAGGACGTTGTGTTTCCCACCAGCGCCTACGCCGCGGCAACAAGCCCAACAAATGAATACAAAGATTAGAGACTCTGGCAGCATGAgctcaaaacaacaaaaagacaagaataaaattaaaaagaagcGGAAGAAGGAGAGCAAAAACAATGTCAGTAAAGAGGTCAGGTTTGGCAAAGTCAATGACAAATTCTGTACATCTGACTCTGATTGTGGGGACATGGAGAGCGAAGATGACAAGGGCTTAAATAGCATAAAGGACTCTTCTGCAACGAGCATAAAAGAATCACCTGGCTTTAACGCATCCTCCTCTTCCCATGGAAACTTGAACTCTCAGAAACAAATTCCATCCTTAGCAGAACAGCACCCAAAGCAGTGGAAGACAGATGGCTGGAAGACTGTGTCATCTCCTACGTGGTCAGATGTCAGTTCTCTCTCAGATTCAGTCAGAACAAGACTATCCAGCGAGTCCGACTACTCGTCAGCTGATTCCAGCATAGAGTCAATAAAACAAGTCAAAAGAAAAGcgcaggaaaacaaaaagaaaaacaatgtgcACAGTAACACAATAGACAAGAAAAATTCTGAGCTTTACAAGAATTCCATTACAGATAGTTCAGTCTCCAAAACCGATATGGATGGCAAAGTGCTGAAAAAGCATAAAGTGAAACAcaagcacaaaaacaaggaaaaggaCAAAGCACCTAGCCTTGTCCTTAACCAAGACATGAATGAAAAGTTTGTCAAGAGCTACTCCTTCGACTTTGACGATTCAAGGCAGAAATCCCTAATTGTTGAGTCGGAGTCACCAGCTGAGAGTAAAGTCAAACTAACCAAGCATGATAAAGACCATTCAAAAAAGGAGGATAGACTTTTAAAAAGTAAGTCTGACGATAAGGATTGGACATCCGGTAAAGACCTGCACCGAAcagcaaaagaggagaaagtcaAGAAAACTAAGGACGCCACCAAGGACAAGACAAacaaggaagagagggagaaaccgGCAAAATTGGACAAGGACAGAAATGTCAAAGACAAGGAGAAACCCaaggaagacaaacaaaaggctcacaaagaggataaaaagaagaaatctaAAGAAAAATCATCCTCTAAGGCTGACAGGAAAagtgagcagaaagaggaaaagcatTTAAAGGTGGACAAGgagaaaaatgcaaaagaagagaaaggcAAAAAAGATAAAGCACAGAAAGAGGAGTCAGAGTATGAAAGCTATGACAACAACCGCTTTCTCAACATGGAGGACACAAAACTCAGTGCCTCAGATGACCATCATGACAGATGGGGTTCAGAGATGTCATCCGACTCCTCCCTTTATGGAGACGACAGCTGGGACACTCCTGTCAAAGAGTACAAGGAATACAAAGCCAACAACTCTGTGAAACTTATAGTCGAGACCGTTAAAGAAGAGACGAGGAGAAAAGACAACAAAGGCAAGGACAAAAAATCTGATCACAACGAGAAGAGATCAGAAAAAGAAGCCTCCTTTaagaaaaaagacttttcagAAAAGACTAATgaaaagaagaaggactggTCAGACAAACAGAAAGTTAACTCCAGTCACACtgtagaaaaagaaaagaagcgaAAAGAGCCAACTGAATTGGtcaaagacaaaaaagacaagGACTCTCAGGACAGCAGTCGAGACCGTAAAGACACGTATGAGTTCGTGAAGGACAGAAAAGATGGAAAGCTGAAACAAGAATCCATAAGGGATGAATATAGCAATGATGCTTTCTTCAAAGACATAGATGCTGTCAGTAAAACAGGTGACATCAGAGAAAGAAACCactctggaaaagaaaaggaaaagaagacagATGGAGTGGAAAAGCGGGAGAAATTAAAAACTGACAAGCACaaagggaaaacaaaagaaagaggagtGGATCTGGAGAAAGATAAGGGTGAGAAAAGCTCCGCAGAAAAAACTGTCAAGGACAAGGATGCAGACAGGGGAACCAAAGACAAGAAGGAAGGAGCCAAAGACAAACATAAAGAGTCTCACGGCAAAGAAAAAGATCGCAAAATGTCATCTGAACAGGCCaaggacaaaaaagacaagGCCTCCCAAGACAAACACGCTGAGAGGGACAAAGACTTCATGGAGGTAaagaaggaggaaagaaaacctgaaaaaatCAGAGAGAAGACCTGGTACAAGATAGCCGACATATTTACTGATGAGAGCGACGATGAGGAGGACAGCTACAGTGGTGCTGTGTCATTGTCCGACTCTGTCAGGAAGGACTCGACGCCTGATCAAGATGAGCTGGATCACTTCCATTCAGACAAAATTAGAAAATCCTCCTCAGACGTTAAACATAACATGgaaaaggcaaaagaaaaagaacacaaagacaagaagaaagaaaaggcttCATTTGAcacaggaaaggagaggaagagttcTGTGGAGAAACACAACAAGGACAAGAAAGATTCCGTTGATGCGAAACACAAGGACAGAAAAGAGCGAATGTCACTGGACTCAAcccaagagaagaaaaataagcagcGATTCTTGGACAAAAGGGACGCCAGCGAGGAAAAGACAAAGAGCAAATATAAGGACAAAGCTGACCATTCTAAAGAGAGAAAACCATCAAAGGGGAGcggagaaaatgaaaagtccCTCTTGGAAAAATTGGAGGAGGAAGCTATGAATGATTACAAAGATGACTCCAATGATAAGAACAGTGAAATTTCTTCAGACAGTTTCACTGATCGGGGTCACGATCCAGTCCTCACAACCTACTATGAGTCCATCGGCCTGACTGATGtttctgaggagaggcgggatTCCTTGACCATTTCTACTCCACAGGACAAGttcagagaaaaggagaggcaTCGgcattcctcctcctcgtcatcaAAGAAAAGCCACgacaaggaaaaagaaaagggtaAAAAGGACAAAGGAGACAAACGCGACAAGACGGAGGAGATCAGAGAGTCCTACAGCCGCAGAGAGAGTCTACCTTTTGAGAAAGAGGCTATGCCTCTAGAGGCAGACCCTTACACATTCCCATATGGAGGTAAGGGTGACGGAGAAGATGACTTTGACAAAACCTTGGAATTTGAGAAAGAGATGTCTAAAAAGGATAAAGACAAAGCAACCGGTGTCATCAGTGACAGaagtaaagacaaaaagaagaaagagaaacataAGGAAAAAAttaaggaggagaaaaataagTACATGGATGGTTTTGGGTCATTCAAACACTCTAAAGAGGACACAAAGTCAGGGCTGAAAGACAGCCCGCAAGTCACCGTCATTAAAGACAGGTCTAAAGAAGACAGTCCAAAAGTTGATTTGAAGAAGGACAGAAACCGTGATACTTTGGATAAGGACAATAGAATGGACCACAGTAAATCCAAGGCTaaggatgaaaatgaaaaactcTCTCAGTCGAAGGACACCGTGCGAAAAGATAATCGTCCACGGGAAAAACTGCTGGTGGATGATGATTACGGTATTTACCAAATGACCAGTTTTGGTCAGATGTTGAGTTCAAAAGACCAGGTGATTGAAGAACGTCttaagaaacacaaagaaaggaTGAAGCAGATGGAGAAACTGCGACCCAAGTCAGGTGATCCTAAGCTAAAGGACAAAGCAAAGTCCACAGAAGAAGTCCGTAAAAACAAAAGCGAGTTGTCAAAGAAGTCCAACAGCCTAGAGTCTGGTCTTAAAGAGAAGAAGCTGAAAGATGTCGGTCTTCCAGCCCAAATGATGTCTCCTGCCAGGAAGTTCCAGCCCACTGATAACCAGAATTCAAAGGACTGGCTAACTGGACATCAGATGAAGGAGAACCTTCCAGCCTCTCCTAGACCAGATCAGAACAGACCAACTGGTGTCCCCACACCAACATCCGTCATCTCCTGCCCAAGCTTCGAGGAGGTCATGCAGACTCCACGAACACCATCTTGCAGTGCGGAAGATTACCCTGACATTATGTTGGATGGGCTGGACTGCCAGAGCTCATCGGCGATGACTATGTCAATGAACGCCTGCTCCCCTTCGTTCTTTGAAAG CAGGTATTCCAGCTCCCAGAGTTTCCCGGAGGGAACCTGCCCTACTCCTGCAAAAAATCTTCAGCTGCCCCTCGTCAGCCGCTCTGCGTCGTCCGATGTCCGCAGACCTCTGGAGGAGGAATTCAAGGCCGAGGCTGAGAAGTTTCTTCGACGGCAGAGTGACCCGGCAACCGATTTCAATCCATCACCTTCCTCACAAGCTCTTGAAGATAAACCAGCAGCTGTAGATAGACTTGAGTGCATGTCACCTCCGTATTTCTCTCCAATGAGGCTGTTGTCCCCTCGACGGGAACCAACTCATCCCACACAAGATGTGACATCACACACGCTTCCGAGTAGCGACACCAACGAACACATTCTTGAAAGTGTGTACAACTGTTATTTGCCCAAACCCACTACCCCGGTTCACCGGCCAGACCCTCAGGAGCCCTGCTTTGACATAGCGGCACCACCGACGCCAGCTCCTGCGGCTTTGCCTCCCCTGGACATCGACGACATCTCTGAGCCTCACCACAGTGAGCCTAACCTGGTCCTCTCTGACCTCCCCTCTGtaacagaggagcaggaagaggaggacgaggaagatgaagaggatgaggaagaagaaccGGAAATGGTTGACATGGAGGAGCGACATGATGGAAATCACTGTCCGTTGGAGGAAGCAGAGCAAACTAGAGAGCAGTGTTCTTTCTCCCCTCAAGTTGAAGACAGCCCGAGGAAGAGTTGGCCAGTCGAGTCTCCGGATCAGCAAGATGCAGACGTCCACCATCTCTCGCCGACTCACACGGTGTCCAACCATGGAGAGAACTGCTTTGACCACACCATGAGTTGGAACACCGATATGGACCTGAAATCTCCTCACAGGACATATGGGGAGATAGAAGCAGCTGTCTCTAAAATAACCAGTCCTTATTCCCATTCAGACGCGGACATGCAGCACTTATCAGGACACCCTTCTGTCACTCCCCCTTATGCCACCTGGAATAGGTGGCATAAAGAAGATCAGGTGGATTTTGATGAACAAAAGGAAGCTGTGGCTGACATCCCCTCTCCAGAGAGGCCTGACACGGCCCTGGATGGGGAGTCCAACTACTTAAACACTTCAGCATCCTCCAATCGGCTGGAATCTTTCTTCCAGGAATGTAACAAGTCTAACATTGATGATGGCCACCAGATGGACTCTGAGCCGGCCTGTGTGGAACCAGATAGACAGACCGTGCATGGCTTCAGTGCCGCCGCTGATGGCCCGATGAATCCATCTGTGGGCGCCGAACCGGTGGTTCCCTGGGCGGACCCGTTTTCAGCGGAACCAGACGAGCAGGATGACCTCGGGCCATTCTCCTTGCCCGACCTACCGCTCCCAGATACGTCGGAGGAGTCGGATGCTCGAGACGCGGAACTAGCGGACCACAACAAGATCGTTCACATTCGACATACCATCACCGACAGAAATGATCACGATGTGGTTGAGTTGGATTTGCCAAGCCTGAATAAAACCTGCCCTGGTGGAAATCTAGGTTTAGGGGAACCAATTGGACACGATTTGGTCGTACCGTCGCCACATGCGTCTTTCCCACAACATCTGGACACAGAGTCTCAGACTATAACACTCAACAGCTCTGTGTCCCACTCACAACAGCAGGGCGGCATGTCCGATAGAAAAGGCTCCTATGGTGAGCCCGAGGAGCCTGATCCCAGCATGTTGTACTCATCCCTGAAAGCAGATCCCAGTCAGCAACATCACATCCAGATTCATCCAGTCACTGACTCAATGCAGTTACCCATTGCTTCCCTGCCTGTTGCCAACCCCGAGGTAAGACAGGAGGAGTCGTCTGAACCTGTGACAGAACCTGTGTCATCCAACCACCTTGCTCAGCTGCCAGTGGCAGCCCCGCTTCCCAGTCCCACAGAGCTACCAGACACTCAGGAGAGTACATCCAAGCTAACGCCAGTAAACCACACCACTGCATCTACCACTGTAGATATCCCCAAAAAGGTGGATGAAATCCCTCAACGGATGACCCGCAATCGCGCCAAGAAcaatctgtctgctgctgctgtcgcctcTTCTACCTCCAGCGTAACAACCTCCTCAGCCACTGTCACTTCTGCAATGAGCAGTCCAGCAGTGAGCAGTAACCCAGTTCCTACCAGGACCCCAACACCCACCTCAACCTCATCTACCctgaagaaagacaaagagtCCGTGCTCGGTGTCTCTACTGCGTCTCCAGCTGCGTCTGTGCACAACGCTGTGGCGAGCACTGTCCCAGTGGTTCTGGGAAAGACGACGAAAGGTCGTCCACTGTCCATCGAAGATGAAGATTCTCAAACGCAGCACCCGCGGAAGAGGAAGTTCCCCCGTTCTGCCGGCCAGCAGGTCCAAGTCCAGTTGGTAAACACAGCCATGCAACAGACCAGGGAAATGATTCAGCAGACGTTGGCTGTGGTGGTCAATGCCATCAAGCTGGATGATATCGAGCCCTACCACAGTGACCGCTCCAACCCTTACTTCGagtacctgcagatcaggaAGAAGATTGAGGAGAAAAGGAAGATTCTGTGCTACATCACCCCTCAAGCTCCACAGTGTTATGCTGAATACGTGACCTACACTGGCTCCTACCTCCTGGATGGCAAACCTCTTAGCAAACTCCACATACCCGTT ATTGCGCCACCTCCATCACTGTCTGAACCACTAAAGGAGCTCTTCAGACAACAGGAGGCAGTGAGAGGGAAGCTCAGGTTACAGCACAGCATAGAACGG gaAAAGCTGATTGTTTCGTGTGAACAGGAAGTTTTAAGGGTCCACTGCAGAGCAGCCAGGACAATAGCCAATCAGGCTGTGCCTTTCAGTGCCTGCACCATGTTGTTGGACTCTGAAGTATACAACATGCCATCAGAGAGCCAG ggTGACGAAAACAAATCTGTCAGAGATCGCTTCAACGCTCGTCAGTTCATTTCCTGGATCCAGGACGTGGACGATAAATACGACCGCATGAAG ACATGTTTGCTGATGCGACAACAGCATGAGGCGGCCGCCCTCAACGCGGTGCAGAGGATGGAATGGCAGTTGAAGGTCCAGGAGCTGGACCCAGGAGTGCATAAATCACTCTGCGTCAACGAAGTGCCCTCCTTCTACGTACCCATGGTCGATGTCAACGATGACTTTGTTCTGCTGCCTGCGTGA